In the Colletotrichum lupini chromosome 4, complete sequence genome, CGCACAGATACCTCTTTCACAAACACCATTCCAGTGACATCACGTATTTCAACTCCCAGATTCAAGGTAATGATAACGACACTCAAGACTTTGAGCCGTGAGCGTGGATCGTCAAAGGCTGGCTTCAGCGAGTGTCTCCGGTCGTAAGCCACGCCTGATTTCAAGCTACCTATTCGCATGGCGTACCTCTCACGGAAGACCACTTGTCATACAGGCTGCATCTGCAGTCTCCAATCTCATATCCTACAACACCGCACCCGCCTCTATCAACACGACCTCATCCTTCAGCAGTTGACACATCACACCTCTCACGTCTCCCCAAAAACAAAAACCCCCTTGCCCTTCCTAAACCCACCAAGCGTCCCCTGAACGGCACTCTGCAAAAACCCCTCCTCAGTACCCCAGCTCCAAGGAACCTCTTCGACAGGGACATCTTTAAACCTGCCCTCCCTGATCATCCCCAACACGTCCCCAATCGCAAACTTCCTCCCCGTAGGATCCCTCTCGTTCCACTTGCTCAACCAGAACCCGACAAACCTGATATCCTTGAATATCAACAACCCCGTAGGCAGCATGACGGGCTGCCTCGCCATCCCGCCGTACGAAACCATCGTCCCGCTCTCCCCCAAACTCCTCGCCACCGCCGTCGCCGATTTCCCGCCCACGCAGTTCAACCCGAGCCCGACCTGCTCCCTCCCTCCGCGGGTCAGCTCCGCAAGCCGATCCCGCCACTCCCTCGCCAGAAACTCCTTCTCCGTCACCACGACGGTGGCGCCCAACCCCGTCAACTCCTCCTTCAACGCTTCCGTCTCGGCGGGCGTCTCCCTTTCCCGAATGACGTTGATACTCCTCAACCCCCACAACTTACCCAGTTGCACCGCCGCCCTTCCAACACCGCTATTCGCCCCATTCTGAATAAACCACCCGCCACTCCCCGGATCAAGAGCCTTCATGCCCCCATCGCTCCCCGCACGAATCTCCCCCGGCCCGTACGTCCTCAAAATCCGGTACGCCGTACACGGGTTCACGCTAACCGTCGCAACCTGCGTAGGGGTCAACCCTTCCTTGCTAACCTTCATCACATCCTTCGACTCAGCGACAGCGTGCGTGCGCCACGTCCCGAACGAGCTGGCGTTGGGAATCACCCAGTCGCCCTTGCTCAGCCCGGAATCCTTGGATCCCACGGACACGACCTCGAAGACGCCCTCGTTTCCGGGAATCGCAGAGGGTTCGGGCGTGCCGATGAGTTGCGTAAAGGGGGGTTTGGCGCCGTACGTGCCCTGAATGGTGTTGATGTCGGCCGGGTTGATGGGGGCCGCGAGGGCGCGCAGGAGGAcggcggaggaggggatCGAGGGGGAGATGGAGTGTGTGTGTAGTCTGTTTTCGTAAGTGTCAGTTTTGTCTCTATTCGTTTGGACGGTGGGTGATAAGGCGGACTACGTACTGCAAAACGTCGCTGGGCTCGCCCTCCTTGGAGAACACGAGCGCCTTGGCCTGGGTATACCCGTACGGACCGGACTTGTATCGTCGCGCAACATGGGGGAGGAGGTactgcgccgccgccgttcgGCCCGCAGCCGGTCGCAGCACCGAGGTCAGCGGCCGAAGCGCCGTCGTCGCAGTATTTGTGCGCAAGCTCGCCGCCATTGTTGTGTTGGTTGTGTCAATTGTAAACAGTTAGTCGGCAATTGGACCCAATGACGCAGTGTGGTGGTTGTGGAAAAGTGATGTTGAATCGTGGGACACAAAAAAAAACTGTAGCTCCAAGCTTCAGGTCCCGGCTCTGGCTCGGCAAACGGGCGACCGGTAGCTGGAGCTCCTTCTCACAATGACGTCCACAGGTTCCTTCCTTTACGACGGACGAATCAGCCCACTAGCGCCGTCCCCTGGGATGTGCACGCCGCACGCCGCACAGGAAAGGGGCGGTGGTCTCCGCCGTTTCCGCGATTGGCTCGAGCTTCCCACCGCCACACAACAGCTCCGGCAAAAGGGACGGACGCGGCACGCCGTCCAGGGCATCTAAACATGAACGGCGGCGGCTCCGGGTATTCAACGGACCCACGGGGAATACGGTATGGTCGTGTACGACAGATGGTCCGGCAGCACGCTATTCCGCACAGGTACAAGCGAGCTTCCAGCGGACCGTCGAGAATGCATGGTGACATGTTCTAGCGATCTACTTTGCTGCAGCATCGTTCTCCAGCAGAAAAAAACTAGCCATGGCCTTGCTAGGCTCTTCTGCGCGCTAAGAACAACCTGCAGATGCAAGCCTCTCGCCACATGATGTGTTCAAGGGGCCATAGCGTCAGGTTCGGATGACGCGGGGTCCATCTGTCACCATCTTCTTTCCTCACCAAGTTCGCTTCGTTGCGTCGGTCCTTACAAGCCGACTGATATTCTCACCCATTCAAAACGTGGCGAACCTCAGGGTAGGTGGTAAAAAGTAGTCTCTATTACTGCTGCGGTTGCCACATAAGCACCAGCGGCATCAGGATGCACTTGGCCAACTGCTCCGTGATTTGGCGTTTTCAGCCATCGTGGCTAAGCCCAAAGCATCTTCGCCAATTGATAGTTGCACACTGTCTCGTGCCATTGTGAAAGGTGACGCGAGCTCGAGTTGTTTCTCGTTCCTCCATCGGTCGTCAGCCTCGCCACCGTTTCTTAACCCCTACAAGCTTCTCCATCAAACCCGTAAACATCAACATGTACATTAGAAGGTAAGTCGTAGAAGTAGGAAAGGGTTTGACCAATGAGCCCGCAAGGAAAAAGAGATTCGGGTTCCATGGTGCCTGTACCTCCCAGACAGCGCAATGAGATGAAAGAAACACACAAAACAAAGAAAGTGTAAACAACGTATGTCAGAATGAGCCCGCGGCGCGAGCTGGGTATCTTGCATAACTTCTTCCAATCTTGCCTCCGCTCCTTGTCACATCTGCTCCGTTCCATCCCCGCCTCTTCGTCTCCCAGCCCTGGCTCGAAATGAAGTTCAACTTGAAGAAAACGCTAGGAAATCGTATTGGTGCATCCGCTCGGATTCGGTCGTTCGCTCGTCGGCGTATATAAGGTGGTTTATTTTTCTTTCGCATTCGACAAAGAAGCCGGTTCCCGACTCCAAAAACCGGCAGCTCTGCAGATATTAGTCATAACTAGTGTCGGAATTTGTCCGCATCTAGTCAGTAATTATTTGATGTTCTTGAATAAGTCGTCTCCAAGACTGCCCCCGTCCCCTACGTCCAGCCTGGCCTGGAGGGCGCTTAGCTCGGGGATCATGGGCGGCGGAGGTCCTTGGACCTGAGGTGCCTGTGCCTGTGCCTGCGACTGAGGGATCTGCGGCTTGCTTTGCGTTTGGCTGCTGGTCTCGCTGACGTTGGGGTGCTCGTAGACGACACTGGATCGCTTTTGTGGCGGGGAGGATTCGCTGGTCCTCAACCTCTTGAACCAACCACTGCTTCGCTTCGATTTCTTCTCGTCGATGATGCTGCCTTGACTACGGCTCATGGGACGATTGTGGGCGGACGGAGTTTCGCCTTCTGCATATGCTTGGTTCAGTAATGTCCGGCTGAAGAGACGACGGATGCTGCCTTGTCTGCTTGACGCTGCTGGAGAGAGTGGTGTGTCATCCGAGATTCCTTTCGTACCATTGGTGGTGGCGGGCGAGCCTGGGACTGCTGCCGTATGACCATTTGTCTTGTCCTCGACCTTTTCCTTGACGGCGGACCCGGAGTCCTTGGTTTCGCTCACACGCGGGGTCTGGGGAGGCGTGGGGACCTCCTGGACAGGGCTGGGGAGCGGCGGGGGGATGTTGGTTCCCTCGGTCAAGGAGCCGAACTTGAAGTCCAGCTTGGGGAGCTCAAATCGTTTAGAACCGGTGGAAGGCATGGTGGGCGATGGTGCGGATCAGAAGGTTTGTGTCATGAATTGACTTTGTTGATGCAAAAGCGAGGTTGGGCCAGGATGGGTCCGTTTGAAAGGCGAGGTTTGCAAATGGCAATTGCAGGATCCGCCAGCAGCCAGCTCGACAAACGAACGCGTGACAGGCAGTGTGTGCGGTTCGCCCCGTGGCGTGTGTCGTTGTACGGAGCAGCAGGGGGAGTCGAATCGGACCCAGTGCGAGTGCGGGTTGTGGTCTGGTGGGACAGCGTGGATGTTGTGGACGAGAAGAGAGCGAGTGCGACGTAAGAGAGTCTGGGAGGAGTGGTATCCGTAGGGAAGGATCCGCTGATCTGGTGGATTTCGTAGGGAAAACGGAGCCGAATTGTGAAGGGTTCTGAGAGAGTGAATGTCGAGGTTGGTGACGGTACGGGCAGCATGCAGGGTATGCTTCAGAGCGAGATTGGGTATTCGTCTTGTGCAGTGGCGCACGAAGGAGCAGGAGGAATGGTGGACAGGCGATGCAGTGTACAGTACCAGGTACTCGTATAAATGCAGGGTTcgcagtacggagtacgaagcaGGTAAGGTGGTGTACGGAGTAAGGTAAATTGGTGCAGCAGGTTCGGGCTATGTACAGCCGCCGTGCTGGGATTCGAATTGGGTCTCTAGGTATCGGTACGACGAGGTTGAAGGCGGTCGTATCGAGCCACGATGGTGTTTGAGTTGGCCTTGAATCGTAGCCATAGGCTGAGCAGTAGTGAGGGCGAAGACTGAAAAGTCTTGGGCAAATCGAGAGGGCACAAACAGCGGTGCTGGCTCTACTTGAAGTCGAATCGAGTTGGGCTCCAAGGACGTGGGGAGCTGCAGTGGCCAGAGACGAAACGACACGAGACGGCGAGTGAGAAAGAAAGTAGGCCCAAGAGAGGAAGAAAGGCCCGGGGACGGTGGAGTAGAAGAATGGAACGGCAAGTCGGGGGTCAAGTGGGAATTGAATTGGATGGGCAGTCTTAGACAGTAGACTGAGGTGGACGATTGCCCTTGGTTCGTTCCCTTTGCTTGCCCGGTGCTTTTTCTGCTTGGTGCTTGGTGCTGCTTGGTGCTGGCGTGGGCGTTGGATGGCGGGATTGTGCAATGGGATTGGACTGCTCGTCCAGTTGGACTGGGCTGGATGGGTGAATGGATGGATAGGTTGGATTGGATTTGAGATGTCCTGCAGGGGTCCAGCACTTTGCGTGTTTGTCAGTACCCAGGACTGCCAGGTCGTTCCCCGACGGGTGGGATGGCGTCGCACTCACCCTGGGGCCCCTAGAGGTGTCCGGGTACGCAAGTGAGGTCGTCTGACAAGGATGCGCCTGCCAACTCGGTGTCTTCGTCTTTTCTTCCGctgttcctttttttttcctttctttCCTCTGCCTCTGCCCCCGAGTGATCAAAGTCCGCGCGAAGCAGAATTGCGGATTATTCCATGCATCGTACGGAATACACATACTCCGTAGATCCCCTttgcttttcttcttcttcttcttcttctgctccCTTCGAGTCTCCCTCATAGACGAATGAACCCCGGAGCCCCATTGCTTCAGGTTGGTGTTCTGATCTTTTCGGGAAGCGACCTGAACCTGGCATTCCGCCTTGCTGGGATGGCAGTTTAAGATGCCAGATTGAGGCGCCGGGCTGGACCTTTACCAACATCTGTGCCCCCCATTCTGGATAGCTCTGGCACTCTGCTTGTTTACTTACATAAGACAGACGTCCGTTCTTCTAACCGTGCGAAGATTGACCTCATCAGGTAGGCACAAGACGAAAACGGGGACCGAGAGCCCACGTGAAAGTTGGAAGTGGCACTGACATTGACAATTGCAATTGCGCCTGCCTGCCTCCACTGCCTGCCATTTCCAATGCACCAATCGTGCCTGCCTCTCTAATCTCTCTTCCTTCCGCGGCAACAAAAGTCAGTAGTGTCCGTGGCATCTTGCCCGTCATGCCCGTCCGTCCCTTCCCCTCCTCCATCGCCCCTCCCAGCTAGGTACCTACCCACCTAAGGTTGGATGCCACTGCCTGCTGCATGAACATTGCTTACCTAAGTGCATATTTCCCGACGTGCAACACGTAATCTTAGAGTTCGCATTATCGACTTCTCCAATCACCAAACGTTGTTACCTTATTTTCCACTGCAAATTCATCTCATTCGACTAGACGTCAAACGTTTAGCATGATCGGCGGTGTCTCCCGAGTCACAGAGCCTGTCATTGGCAGCAGGGGCTTTCTTTGCTCTCAGCTGccatacgaataccttagtGCCAACTCTGCCATACTCTCGACTGTGCCGTCCCGTCCATGGTTGTCACACTCTTACCTTCAAAGCTGCGGCAAAAGACATGGAAAGCTTGGCTTCACAGCCACTGATATGCAAGAGAAACACGATCCAAGATGCACCGAGTCGACGCCTGCAGCAAATTGTCCGTGAACCTGCACTAGCACAACTTGCACCACACCCTCTTAGCTGCACTACTCAGTCCACACTGCTGCACACCATACATATCACCATCAAGGTCTGATGGATGCATACTGGCGCGTCTCAACAGCTTTGTCTGGCACGCGGTAATCCCATCCGCTACTCCCTTCTACTCTAATACGACGTGTAGATTTACAGCGCCAACACCGGATTGTCATCTGCACCAGCATTCCTCGGAACAACACCACAGTCATTTGCTAAACATTTGCGTTCCTCTGTCTCGACTACGCTGGGTCTAGCAAATGTAAAACCATCACACCATGTCTTCCAAGTTTTCTCTCCTTCGGGCCATTACTGACTCCCATGTCCACGCCGCGCGCCGCCTAATACCATGATTTAGGTCCGTTCCTGAGCTAGCAGACCACATCCAACCAGCTCCGCCAACAAGATATCACCTTCTCTCTAACATCCTGGCAATCCGGCCATGACCCGGCCTCCGTTTGAAGCTCCATGCCTTCCCTACAAGTACAGAGACGTGACCCCGTCTTAAATGGTCCGGTGTGCTCGACGGTCCGGCAGACCAAGCAAACGCTCAAGGAGCCGATGCGCCGAGCCGTGTCGCCAATAATCCCGTTTCAGCAGTCCAAGTTAACCTGGGTTATCTGCCGCAAACGGGGATACTCAAGGGAAGCTGCATTACAGCTCGCCGCCTGTTCCTACAAACGTCAAACGCCCCCCTCCGCCATCCCGCTTCTGATCGGGTTTGCAGCCATTGGTCTGGCGAGGCCGCCTACGGATACCGTTGATGGCATGGCTACTCGGCTAGCTATCGGAATTTTTTCATGTGGCGATCGTCGCAAGGCTTAAGACGACAACGCTATTCAAATTTCATGCGACAGTCACGACCATGGTGCGAGAAAGATCGTCATCCAGCACGAGTCAACGACACCCGTGAATTATTACCAAGGCTTGCGCGATGCTGACTGGCTATTCTGCCTTAACCCAGTCTCACGTACGGTTATTTATCGCGTTTTCGACTTCTCGGTCAAGCGAGAAACATTGGATTCCCAAACAGGAAAACGGCTCCATTCCGAATCTCCTCGCATGCAGGCAGGCCGCTAGCACCAATCCCCACGACCATGGCCCACGATCCTTGATCCTTGAGCGCGTGGTGGTCCCTGGCCGCCCCCATCCAACGAGAAATCAGACCAGGCAACCCCTATTTCGCATTTTCCTGTCTTCTCTTCTTCAAAGATTCAAAGGTCCCGCGCACAAGATGCTTTTTCTGCTCTAGCCCGAGACCAGGGCCAAGAGTTTAGAATTGGACGAGAAAATTTGAGCTTTCCCACTTGATCGTATATCCGTATCGTGGCTTATCAATGGGAAATGCCTATCAAGGACACGGGCCGTTTCATGCAGCCCACAGTAACTCCAAGAGCCTGGCACGCATCACGAGGCAAAAAAGTTCATCCCCGCTGCCCGGGTCTGCAAGCAAGGGCGTTGAAACATTACATGGAAACACATTCCCTATTGCCGGTACGGACATGCAGGTACCTCTGACTTTTGTTTCCTCTAGGCCGTATCCAAATCAGCCGCGCTTATCGTCAAAACATGACATTTTCATCATGGGTTTATCGTGGATTTCCTGAATTTTGGCTCGACCTCTTTGGGTCTTTCTAATATCCGATTCTTCACAAGCAGACGAGCAACGATGTTACACCGTTGTCCACTCTGGCTAGAAATGTCAGAGCGTTTGCGCCGAACGTGGCTCCGGCGCGCTGATAGACCCAGAAACGATCAGGCAtgaccccatttctcctacCCTGGTCCGAACGGTGCTGGCGTATCGTGGTTCGCGCATCACCCGGCGTTGGCAGTCGGACACGGAGCCCAAGCAAATTCCCAGGTGCACAAAAAGACAGCCTCCATGACTCAATCGCGAGCTGCCCGCTGCCCGCTGCTACTTTCAAGATTACGTGACGGTGCCGGCGGAGCAATTCTCGGGACTGTGGGAGCTCGGGACCTCGCCCCGGCCCCCAGCTGGAGGAGCAGAAAACATCCATAGACGAGGAAGTATACGGACTCTCACCGAGGTCCGAACCTCAGACCCTTTGCCGTCATGGGCCCGAGTTGCATAGTGGCTTCGCACTGGCCATCCGCGGGCCGGCGCGGAACCTATCGGACGACAATTGGTCTCCGAGACGCGGAGGCAAAGCTGGCTACACCCCAATCCTCGACGGTGGTGCCCGCGGCCCGATGGACAAGAGTCAGCACTCTCGCCTGTCGCCTGCGATATGTTTTGCATCAATGCGAGAGAAGAGTTGTGGCATCGAACAGGCAAACGCCGCTCGCTACACAATCGTAGGTAAGGCGAAACTTGGAGGCCCATGCCGCGAGTGGCTGCAGTGAAGGGCTAGACCGTGATTCTTTACCCTAGCACGGCAAATGGAAATCAGAGCTACCTCGAGATACAGGCTTAACAGTGTACAAACCTCGTTGCAGAGAAAGAAAACGATCCGAGCGAGATGACACTCACACATGCACACACACACGGTCAGTCAGAGAAAACGGGACAGGACGCTCTGGTCCACTGCCATTGCATTGTCACTTTTTTCGTCGCAATAAATCTTCGCAGTCGATGCCACGGGATATACGGCCCGTAGCAGTCACGACAGCGACTCATACTTGCACGAAAATGGGTTGTGGTGACCGCCGCTTGGGGCTAAGCAAAGTGCCTTGTACGTCACGATACCCTCAATCCATCACATACGACCATACCCATTGGAAAACTCGGGATCCCGTCCGCTCTCCCATAGATAAGCCAATGAGGGCCGGATTAGTAGTTGGGTCGGTGACGACCAGCGAACACCTGGTGTTGTATGT is a window encoding:
- a CDS encoding zinc-binding dehydrogenase, whose protein sequence is MAASLRTNTATTALRPLTSVLRPAAGRTAAAQYLLPHVARRYKSGPYGYTQAKALVFSKEGEPSDVLQLHTHSISPSIPSSAVLLRALAAPINPADINTIQGTYGAKPPFTQLIGTPEPSAIPGNEGVFEVVSVGSKDSGLSKGDWVIPNASSFGTWRTHAVAESKDVMKVSKEGLTPTQVATVSVNPCTAYRILRTYGPGEIRAGSDGGMKALDPGSGGWFIQNGANSGVGRAAVQLGKLWGLRSINVIRERETPAETEALKEELTGLGATVVVTEKEFLAREWRDRLAELTRGGREQVGLGLNCVGGKSATAVARSLGESGTMVSYGGMARQPVMLPTGLLIFKDIRFVGFWLSKWNERDPTGRKFAIGDVLGMIREGRFKDVPVEEVPWSWGTEEGFLQSAVQGTLGGFRKGKGVFVFGET